From the Acidobacteriota bacterium genome, one window contains:
- a CDS encoding aspartate carbamoyltransferase catalytic subunit, translated as MPNRGLLDIENLSVEQIQHILDRARFYQPIEARTGKKLDKLAGKTIIHLFFESSTRTRTSFEIAAKRLGADTISITASGSSVDKGESLLDTVNTLAAMRPDAIVMRHVASGAPHFLARCLAARNVATPIINAGDGTHEHPTQGLLDALTILDHKPSLAGLRVAIIGDISHSRVARSNIHLLTKFGAKVVLCGPPPMLPRAFEMFSPLVERTYRMEEAIARADVIMMLRVQLERQGKSLFASDNEYFRYYGLRLEHLQIAQPDAIVMHPGPINRGRELSSEVADFPRSAILNQVENGISVRMAVLDLMLAAGPEGKN; from the coding sequence ATGCCCAATCGTGGCTTGTTAGACATCGAGAATCTCTCTGTCGAGCAGATCCAGCACATCCTGGATCGGGCCAGGTTTTATCAGCCGATCGAGGCGCGCACCGGCAAGAAGCTGGACAAGCTGGCCGGGAAAACCATCATCCATCTATTCTTTGAATCCTCTACCCGCACGCGCACGTCGTTTGAAATTGCGGCGAAGCGGCTCGGTGCGGATACCATCTCCATTACGGCATCAGGCTCCAGCGTGGACAAGGGCGAATCGCTGCTGGATACCGTGAACACGCTGGCGGCGATGCGTCCCGACGCCATCGTCATGCGCCACGTGGCATCGGGCGCGCCACACTTTCTGGCGCGGTGCCTGGCGGCGCGCAATGTCGCCACGCCCATCATCAACGCGGGCGACGGCACGCACGAGCATCCCACGCAGGGGCTCCTGGACGCGCTGACCATACTCGATCACAAGCCTTCGCTGGCCGGGTTGCGCGTGGCCATCATCGGCGACATCTCGCACAGCCGCGTGGCGCGATCCAACATTCATCTGCTGACCAAGTTCGGCGCCAAGGTGGTCCTCTGTGGACCGCCGCCGATGCTGCCGCGAGCATTTGAAATGTTCTCTCCTCTGGTGGAGCGCACCTATCGCATGGAGGAAGCCATTGCGCGCGCCGACGTAATTATGATGCTGCGCGTGCAACTGGAACGTCAGGGCAAGAGTTTGTTCGCGTCGGACAACGAATATTTCCGCTACTATGGACTGCGCCTGGAACATCTGCAAATCGCCCAGCCCGATGCTATCGTGATGCACCCCGGGCCGATCAATCGCGGGCGCGAGTTGAGCAGCGAGGTGGCCGACTTCCCGCGTTCGGCAATTCTGAACCAAGTGGAGAATGGCATTTCGGTGCGCATGGCCGTGCTGGACCTGATGTTGGCCGCGGGTCCGGAAGGGAAAAACTGA
- a CDS encoding dihydroorotase has product MTTPSPTELIIRHGRVMDPSQNVDRTCDLLVRQGRVVGLGALGDNLPAPASDARMVDATGCIVAPGFIDLHCHLREPGKEYAETIESGGRAAAAGGFTSVLSMPNTRPVNDSAAVTRFIIETARKLSPVNVFPVGAITEGSKGEQLAPFAEMQEAGAVALTDDGLPVMNAGMMRHAMSYAAGLGLTVIDHAEDLNLTGAGQMHEGYTAVRLGLAGISGASEEIMVGRNILLAATTGAHYHVAHLSTAGALEMVREAKRRGLKVTCEVTPHHFSLIDEDVKDYDTNYKMKPPLRSRADREALLQGFADGTVDAIGTDHAPHAGSEKMQEFAQAPFGIIGLETALGLALDRLVHTGRSTLTRLVELMAVNPARIAGLDKTGRGTLKPGSVADITIFDPERNWTYDANQSFSRSKNSPFHGTNMRGGPVATIVAGNLVWNVERKSSV; this is encoded by the coding sequence ATGACAACTCCTTCTCCAACCGAACTCATCATCCGCCACGGGCGGGTCATGGACCCTTCGCAGAATGTCGATCGCACCTGTGATTTGCTGGTGCGCCAAGGACGTGTCGTTGGCCTTGGGGCCTTGGGTGACAATCTGCCCGCGCCTGCCTCCGATGCTCGAATGGTGGATGCCACCGGCTGCATCGTCGCGCCGGGGTTCATTGATCTGCACTGCCACCTGCGCGAGCCGGGCAAGGAGTATGCCGAGACGATCGAGAGCGGCGGACGCGCGGCGGCGGCGGGAGGATTCACTTCCGTGCTGTCGATGCCCAATACGCGGCCAGTGAATGACAGCGCCGCGGTAACGCGATTTATTATCGAGACGGCGCGGAAGCTTTCGCCGGTGAATGTGTTTCCCGTGGGTGCCATTACCGAAGGTTCGAAGGGCGAGCAGCTCGCTCCGTTTGCCGAGATGCAGGAAGCCGGCGCGGTGGCTCTCACCGACGACGGCCTGCCCGTGATGAACGCCGGGATGATGCGCCATGCCATGTCCTACGCCGCCGGCCTGGGGCTGACGGTGATTGATCATGCGGAAGACCTGAACCTGACCGGCGCTGGCCAGATGCATGAAGGCTATACGGCGGTGCGGCTGGGCCTGGCGGGCATCAGCGGCGCGTCGGAAGAGATCATGGTGGGCCGCAACATCCTGCTGGCGGCGACGACGGGCGCGCACTACCACGTCGCGCATCTCTCGACAGCCGGGGCGCTCGAGATGGTCCGCGAAGCCAAGCGGCGCGGACTAAAAGTAACCTGCGAGGTTACCCCGCACCACTTCTCGCTGATCGACGAAGACGTAAAGGACTACGACACAAATTATAAAATGAAGCCGCCGTTACGCAGCCGCGCCGATCGCGAAGCGCTGCTCCAGGGATTCGCCGACGGCACCGTGGACGCGATTGGAACCGATCACGCGCCGCACGCCGGAAGCGAGAAGATGCAGGAGTTCGCGCAAGCGCCCTTCGGCATTATAGGTCTCGAGACTGCGCTGGGACTGGCTCTGGACCGTTTAGTGCACACGGGTCGCAGCACACTGACTCGGTTGGTCGAACTGATGGCGGTGAATCCAGCGCGCATTGCGGGACTCGACAAGACCGGGCGCGGTACTCTGAAGCCCGGCTCCGTCGCCGATATTACGATCTTTGACCCGGAGCGCAACTGGACTTACGACGCGAATCAGAGTTTCTCGCGCAGCAAAAACTCACCCTTCCATGGAACCAACATGCGCGGCGGCCCGGTGGCTACCATTGTCGCCGGCAATCTTGTGTGGAACGTGGAAAGAAAGTCATCCGTCTAG